The region ACGCTCTCGGTAAAGTACTCGATGGCCCGCATGGCCAGCCACAGAAACGACGTAATCAACAACACGAGCAGGGTCATGTCCACGCCCGCGGGTAACGACAGCACCAGCTTCGCGAGGATGAACAAGAGCAAGATGCTGATAAACAGCGCGAAAGGCGTAGCCACCCGATCGCCGATGCCCCACGTCCAGTACGAATCGGCCCTGGCAAATTGCCGCTTGGTTATTTTCCGTACTCCCCAGGCCAACAGGCTGACCAGCCCGATCGCGACCAGAAACGCCAGCCAGACCCACAGCGACGTTCGTCCCATAAACTTGGCGCGGGCCCACGTCGGCATCATCCGATCGATGGGGCCGGGGCCGTACCGGTAAAAAAGAGCCGGAATGTTTTCGACCGTTTGGGGCGAGAAGACCCAGACCGGCGATGCTTCTTTTACTTTGACGCGTTGCAGCCGGATGGCAACATCGCGTCCGTCGAGGTCGAGCGCCCCGATGCGAATGCTGCGGCGCGGCATCCCGACCAAGGGATCGTTGGGCATGGAAGGTTCGGTGCTGGCCCCGTCGGGCCGATCCGGCAAACTCTCCCAATCGAAGCCAATTTGTTTGTCTAATACGTAATAAAAATTGGTGGCGAGGATTCTGGCCTTTGCGGCCTGTTCGCCTTGAGGCACCAGATTCAGGTTCAGCACGCGCGCGGCTTCGTCGAAATCGCGGGCCCGCCCCGCCCGCACAAAGTGCTCCAGGGCCGCCTGGGGCGATTGCAGGTTGGGCCGCTGCGGCGGCGCAGGCAACCCGGCGTTCAACTTTTTCAGGACGTAATAAGCCTCGTTGTATTCGGTAATGGCGTCAGAGCCCTCGGACAGCTTTTCTACCCGGGTTTGGGCCGAAACCGAATCGGGGGCGGAAACGGCCGAGTCGCCCGAAAGGCCCACCTGGGCATAACCGGCCCCCAACGGGAGGAAGAAAAAAAGGCAAGCAAAAAGCGAATTGTGCTGACGGTATAGCGGAATCAGTAAACTTCTCAAATTCATGTAAAGGTCTGGATCGTAACGGTTACAGCAAGGCCCTGCCTCCACGCCCGACCATTGCCGGATGGAGCGCAACAGAAGCTCTACTGCAAGTGGGAGGTTTCGTAAAAGGTAGCTGGTGGGCAGGTTGACTCTTCTTCTCTTTACGACCCATGCCCCCACGGCTGTTACACACAATCGTATCGAAAGAAATGATGAGGTCATTGCCAAAACCGATACCGGTCGGCACGCGCATCAAAGCTGCCCCCTCTACCGCATGGCGTTCGTGAGCCAGGAGACGATTTCGTCCCGGTCCTGAGGCGCATACCAGCGTACGTGCGGGTCTTTCCGGAACCAGGTCAGTTGCCGCTTGGCGTAACGGCGGGTGTTGCGCTTTAACAGACGTACGGCTTCGTCCCAATCGTAATGCCCCTCCATCCAGCCGAAAATTTCCTGGTACCCGACGGTTTGCAGGGCCGTCAGGTGGCGGTAGGGAAACAGCGCTTCGGCCTCTTGTTGCAGTCCGGCTTCCAGCATCAGCTCGACACGCCGGTCGATGCGCGCGTACAAGGTTTCGCGGGGCAGCGTCAACCCGATTTTGTGCACGCGAAACGGCCGCGCCTGCGGGGTGGCCCGCCGAAACGAGGAAAAGGGCCGCCCGGTACTGAGACACACTTCCAGCGCCCGAATGACCCGATGCGGATTTTGCAGATCGGCGGTGAGGCAGTAGTCCGGATCGCGTCGGCAGAGTTCGTCCGTGAGCGACGCAAGGCCTTCCTGTTGCCAGCGGTCGGTCAGTTGCTCGCGCAGTTGGGGAGCTGCGGGAGGCACTTCGTCGAGGCCTTCGGTAACGGCGCGCACGTAGAGTCCGGAGCCGCCCGTCATCAGCGCGACCGGGTAGCGCTGGTACAGGTGGGCCAGGGTGGCCAGCGCCTCGCGCTCAAACGCTCCGACGCTGTAGGCATCCTGAATGGAAAGGGAATCGACAAAGTGGTGCGGCACGCCGCTTTGCTCTTCCGGGGTAGGTTTTGCCGTACCGATGGCCATTTCGCGGTAGAATTGCCGGGCATCGGCCGAAAGGATTTCGCAGCCGAAGTGTTGCGCTAATTGGACCGAAAGGGCCGTTTTTCCTACGGCCGTAGGCCCTACGACCACGATCAGGTGCTGTGACGACATGCGGCCAAAGGTAACATTCTGCGCCCATTCCAGTTGAATACCCTGTACAACGCTCTGACCGTTTCTCCCATGCGCAACGTTTGGAAACTTCCTTTTTTCGACCGTGTCGGCACGCCCGTGCTGGCGGGCATCGCCGCCGTTGCCTTCGGACTGGAGACGTGGTTTGCACTACGGGCTCGCAAAGTGGCGCGGCGGACGCGCCTGCAAACCAATGCGTTGGTCGCGGTGCCGGGCCTGAGTGCCATGCGGCTGGTGCTGGTCCCGACCCTGGCGGCGGCGGCCCGGTGGTTTCCCCGCTTCGGGCTGGTGCGCCGGTGGCCGGAGCCTCTCCGGGCGTGGGTGTCGTTTCTGCTGCTCGATTACGTGGCGTACCTGTGGCACCTTGCCAACCATCGGTCTTCGTTGCTGTGGCGGTTCCACAACGTGCATCACAGCGATGTCGACATGGATGTCTCGACCGCGTGGCGCTTTCATTTCGGTGAGATGCTGCTCGGCAGTTTGTTCCGCGGCGCCGGGGTGGTGCTGATCGGCCCTACTCCCCGGATGGTGGTGTTGTACGAGTTGGCGCTGGAAGCGTCCACGGCGTTTCACCACAGCAACACGCGCCTGCCCTATGTCCTGGAGCGTTTCCTGACGTGGCTGATCGTGACGCCGCGCATGCACGGCATTCACCATTCCGTGGTGCAACGCGAAACCAACAGCAACTACTCCAGCCTGCTGACGGTCTGGGACCGGTTGCACCAGACCCTGCGCCTCAACGTGCCGCAAGACGCCCTCGTGATCGGCGTACCCTCTTATCAGGACCCGTCCGAACAAACGCCTGCCTATCTGCTGCGCCTTCCCTTTGCCCCGCAGCGCCCCTGGCAATGGCCCGACGGCTCCGTACCGGACCGGACCCAGTCTTCGCCTGCACCGCCCCACGTGCTTCTGCCCTGACACACCCCTCGTCTCATTTTCCTCCAAAGCTCTGTTCTTGAGGAGATTATGATGAATGATCTTCCATTTTTCAGGATTTTCTTTCCCGAAAGAGTATAAAGACAGCACGTCCTGTACTTGCTCTATGTACAGGTAGGAAACTGCTTGTGTCGTTTCTCAACCTATCGCGCTATGGACAACCTAACTTCGATTCTACCACTTGATGGTGTGTAGTCGCGACGTTCGCTGCTGAGGCACTGTTTCGCAACCTACCACCGACCACTTTTATGCCTTACTACCTCGATGCTCACCACGATGCCCACCTTTGGCAACTGTTTCTCGACGGCGAGAAGGCTGCGTTCGCCACGCTTTACCAACGGTATTACCCGCCGCTCTACCGCTATGGACTGAAGCTGGCCAAAGACCCGGAACGGGTGCAGGAAGCCATTCAGGAAATCTTTTCGCGTCTTTGGAACAACCGCCTCCAGGGGCAAGCCGTCACTTCGGTCCGTGCTTACCTGTATACCGCCCTGCGCCGTACCCTGGCCCGCAGTTACGGCCGTTTCTGGCGCGAGGTGCACTGGGAAGAAGGCACCCACGGCGAACCTTCGCTCGAACTGTCGCCGGAAGACCTGACCATCGAAGAAGAATCGTACCGGCTGAAACGCGACCGTTTGCTGGCCGTGATCAACAGCCTGCCCTCCCGCCAGCGCGAAGCCATCTACCTGAAGTTTTACGAGAACCTGACGCACGACGAAATCGCGGCCGTGATGGACGTCAATACCCAGTCGATTACCAACCTGGTGTACCGCGCCATGCATACGCTGCGCAAAAGCGAGACGTTGAAACGCCTGCAGAGCAGTGTCTTTCTGCTGCTGGTGCTTTTGCTGCACAGCTAACCCCAAACAACCTACCTGCCGGGAACGGAGCCGTTCCCGCACTCCACCTTTTTTTCCGGCAAGCGAGTATCTGCTTTTGCCGAGTAGTACACCCTTAACATAAGAATCCCAAATCGCCTTGAAACCTGATCGTTATCAACTGGATGATTTTATCGCTGACCCGTCGTTCCGCAACTGGGTCAATCAGACGAACGCTGCCGACATGCAACGGTGGGAAGTCTGGCTGGCGGCCCATCCGGAGAAGAGAGACCTGGCAGAATCGGCAGCCGAACTGATCCGGGGTCTCCGGCTGGAACGCCCCGCCGTTAGTCCGGCGCTGGTTCAGGCGCAATGGGAAGCCTTGCAGCCCCGTTTGCAAACCCGTCCGCTCCAGCCCGCCACCCCGCGTTTCCAGACCTGGCACATGGCTGCAGCACTGGCGCTTGTCTGCACGCTGGCAATCGTGGGCTGGCAGGTCACGCGTTGGCTCGGTCCGGTCGAGTACGCGACCGACTTCGGACAGGTGGAAGAACTCACGCTGCCCGATGGTTCGCACGTCGTACTCAACGGAAATTCTACCCTGCGGCTGCACGACGACTGGACCGGCGAGGCGCCCCGCGAAGTATTTCTGACGGGCGAAGCGTTTTTCGAAGTCACCAAGCGGCAGTCGGCACAGGGCGCGGTCAAGTTTATCGTCCACACCGATCAGCTGGATGTGGAAGTGCTCGGCACCGAATTCAACATCCGCCAGCGTGAACAGCGCACCCGCGTCGTACTGGAATCGGGCAAAATCCGGCTTACCCTGACCGACCAGCCGGATTCGCTTCCGGCCATCGAGATGCAACCGGGCGATCTGATCGAATACGCGGGGGGAAACCGGCTCATCCAGCAGGTAACGCAGCCCACCCAATACAGCACCTGGAAGGAGCGCTACTTAGTGTTTGACAACACCCCCATGCGCGAAATCATCGAGATTCTGGAGCAGGATTACGGCCTGCAAGTGACGGTAAAAGATCCGGCGCTGCTGACCGAAACCCTGACGGGCAAAGCCCCTACCGCTACGGTAGACGACCTGCTGGCCTCGCTGGCCAGTGTGTTTGAAATCAAAATGCACCGCGAAGACAACAAGGTGTATCTGGAGTAGAAAACAAGTTTCCTCGCATTTATAAACCCTTTTACTCAACCTACTTGTATGATGAAGCACCCTCTACGATCCTTCACAGGAGGCGTCTGCTTGTCGGCGGTACTACTGGCTACCTTCAGCCACGAGACGTCGGCACAACAGCTGGCTTCCCTCGTGACGACGAAGGCGTCCGTTAAGGAACAGCCTCAAGCCCAACCGGAACAGCGGTCGCTGTCCCAAGTCTTGAAGACCATCGAGCAGCAGTTTCAAATCAACCTGCTCTACAAAGATCAGCTGATCCGGCACCAGCAGGTGGCGCTGCCGAACCTCGAAGGGCAGTCGGCCGAGCGCGTGTTGCACGAGTTGCTGACGCCCCTGCAATTGCAGGCCAATTTCATTTCCGAAGGTTATTACACCATTACCCCCATCCAGCCTGACGTGGCTCCGCTGCCGCAACGCCGGAGTGCCAGCGGCATGCTTCCCGCCCTGACTGCTCCTCAATTGGCGCTGCAGCAGCCCGCCGCACAGCGCCCCGCAGCGCAAGTATCAGGACAGGTAACCGATGCTGCCGGAGAGGGCATTCCCGGCGTTAACGTCCTGGAAAAAGGC is a window of Catalinimonas alkaloidigena DNA encoding:
- a CDS encoding mechanosensitive ion channel family protein codes for the protein MRSLLIPLYRQHNSLFACLFFFLPLGAGYAQVGLSGDSAVSAPDSVSAQTRVEKLSEGSDAITEYNEAYYVLKKLNAGLPAPPQRPNLQSPQAALEHFVRAGRARDFDEAARVLNLNLVPQGEQAAKARILATNFYYVLDKQIGFDWESLPDRPDGASTEPSMPNDPLVGMPRRSIRIGALDLDGRDVAIRLQRVKVKEASPVWVFSPQTVENIPALFYRYGPGPIDRMMPTWARAKFMGRTSLWVWLAFLVAIGLVSLLAWGVRKITKRQFARADSYWTWGIGDRVATPFALFISILLLFILAKLVLSLPAGVDMTLLVLLITSFLWLAMRAIEYFTESVARDTRQGDIKELAGEDGADQQQWLTYLSVGRRVLLFIVFLLGLGIIFSQFRALQTFGLSLMASAGAATVILGIAAQPLLGNIVASIQIALTKPVRIGDSVLYEDNWGYVEEITYTYILIKTWDKRRVVVPLRYFISKPFENWTMRNSHLIKPIYLHADYTLDVDQIRHKFETLLQESDLWDERIPPVVQVTSVEDETMEVRALCSAKDAASAWDLHCELREKLVAYVRDLNEGRHLPRRRIVVTEDVRTRVIHPNGQKVGKEAG
- a CDS encoding sterol desaturase family protein; amino-acid sequence: MRNVWKLPFFDRVGTPVLAGIAAVAFGLETWFALRARKVARRTRLQTNALVAVPGLSAMRLVLVPTLAAAARWFPRFGLVRRWPEPLRAWVSFLLLDYVAYLWHLANHRSSLLWRFHNVHHSDVDMDVSTAWRFHFGEMLLGSLFRGAGVVLIGPTPRMVVLYELALEASTAFHHSNTRLPYVLERFLTWLIVTPRMHGIHHSVVQRETNSNYSSLLTVWDRLHQTLRLNVPQDALVIGVPSYQDPSEQTPAYLLRLPFAPQRPWQWPDGSVPDRTQSSPAPPHVLLP
- the miaA gene encoding tRNA (adenosine(37)-N6)-dimethylallyltransferase MiaA, producing the protein MSSQHLIVVVGPTAVGKTALSVQLAQHFGCEILSADARQFYREMAIGTAKPTPEEQSGVPHHFVDSLSIQDAYSVGAFEREALATLAHLYQRYPVALMTGGSGLYVRAVTEGLDEVPPAAPQLREQLTDRWQQEGLASLTDELCRRDPDYCLTADLQNPHRVIRALEVCLSTGRPFSSFRRATPQARPFRVHKIGLTLPRETLYARIDRRVELMLEAGLQQEAEALFPYRHLTALQTVGYQEIFGWMEGHYDWDEAVRLLKRNTRRYAKRQLTWFRKDPHVRWYAPQDRDEIVSWLTNAMR
- a CDS encoding FecR family protein; protein product: MKPDRYQLDDFIADPSFRNWVNQTNAADMQRWEVWLAAHPEKRDLAESAAELIRGLRLERPAVSPALVQAQWEALQPRLQTRPLQPATPRFQTWHMAAALALVCTLAIVGWQVTRWLGPVEYATDFGQVEELTLPDGSHVVLNGNSTLRLHDDWTGEAPREVFLTGEAFFEVTKRQSAQGAVKFIVHTDQLDVEVLGTEFNIRQREQRTRVVLESGKIRLTLTDQPDSLPAIEMQPGDLIEYAGGNRLIQQVTQPTQYSTWKERYLVFDNTPMREIIEILEQDYGLQVTVKDPALLTETLTGKAPTATVDDLLASLASVFEIKMHREDNKVYLE
- a CDS encoding RNA polymerase sigma factor, with protein sequence MPYYLDAHHDAHLWQLFLDGEKAAFATLYQRYYPPLYRYGLKLAKDPERVQEAIQEIFSRLWNNRLQGQAVTSVRAYLYTALRRTLARSYGRFWREVHWEEGTHGEPSLELSPEDLTIEEESYRLKRDRLLAVINSLPSRQREAIYLKFYENLTHDEIAAVMDVNTQSITNLVYRAMHTLRKSETLKRLQSSVFLLLVLLLHS